AGCTTGCTGTGAGTGATCTGAAAAGCCTTGGCTACATCACTGTTTCGACAAACGAGATCGAACGCTGGCGGCACTTCGCGTTCGATGTGCTGGGGTTCGCCAAGGGGTCCGGGCCCGATCCCGACGCGCTGTATCTGCGGATGGACGAACGCGCCGCCCGGATCATCTTCGTGCCCGGCGAGAGCGAACGGGTGCGCACAGTCGGCTGGGAGGTCCGCGACAGCGCTGCCCTGCAGCGGGTCAAAGCGGCCCTGGACGGCGCCGGTGTCGCGTTCAAAGAACTGTCCCAGCAGGAGGCCGACAGTCGCCGCGTCGAAGAGGTGATTGCCTTCGAGGACCCGGGCGGCACCACACTTGAGGTGTTCCACGGCGCGGTACTCGACCATAGCCCGGTGATCACGCCGTTCGGCGCGAGATTCGTGACCGGTGACCAAGGTCTGGGTCATGTCGTCATACCGGCCACCGATCCGGGTGGGCTGTTCGACTTCTACACGAACGTATTGAGGTTCCGATCCCGTGGCGCCTTCCGGATCCCGGCGCCGCCGGAATTCGGCCCGATCCGGGTGCGCTTCCTCGGCATCAACGCGCGCCATCACAGTCTGGCGATCTGCCCGGCCATGCACCAACGCGACCCCGGCGTCGTGCACGTCATGGTGGAGGTCGACACCCTTGACGCGGTCGGGCAGGCGCTGGACCGGGTCAACGCCGAGGGAATCCAGCTGTCATCCACCCTGGGCAGGCACACCAACGACAAGATGGTCTCGTTCTATGTTCGCACACCCGGGGACTGGGACATTGAATTCGGCACCGACGGCATGCGGGTTGACGAAACCTTTTACACGGCAGAGGAAATCACCGCGGACAGTTACTGGGGTCACCAATGGGTGAGTGATCTGCCAGCGGCCATGCGGCCGTGACCGTCCGACCTGTCCCCGTCACATCCGTACCGAGGTGGGACGACGAAGCCGACGTGGTGATCGCCGGCTACGGCATTGCGGGCGCGGCGGCCGCGGTCGAGGCCGCACACTGCGGCGCCGAGGTCTTGGTATTGGAACGCACCGGCTCCTGGGGCGGTGCGGCCGCGATGGCGGGCGGCTTCATCTACCTCGGTGGTGGGACAGCACTACAAAAAGCTTGCGGCTTCGAAGATTCCGTCGACAACATGGCGGCCTTTCTGAACGTGGCCATGGGCCCGGGTGCCGACGCCGACCGGATCGCGGACTACTGCGCGGGCAGCGTCGCGCACTTCGATTGGCTGGTGCAGTGCGGCGTTCCGTTCAAGGCCGAGTTCTTCAGCGAGCCGGGATGGGAACCGATGGGTGACCACGGCCTGATGTACAGCGGCGGCGAGAACTCTTTCCCGTTCAACACCATCGCCTCCCCGGCCCCGCGCGGTCACGTCCCGCAGATGTCGAACAAGAAGCAGGGCGAAGCCAGCGCCGGCTACATGCTGATGAAGCCATTGGTGGAGACGGCTCAGGCGGCCAGCGCCCGGGCGCTCTACGACGTACGGGTGCAGGCGCTGGTGGTGGACGCCGACCGCCGGGCGGTCGGTATCCGCGCACGTCGCTACGGGGCCGAGTTGTTTATTCGAGCTCGCCACGGAATCGTGCTTGCCACAGGCAGTTTCGCCTACAACGACGCGATGGTGGCCCAGTATGCGCCGCGCATCGCCGGACGGCCGGCCGCTTCGGTGGAGCAGCACGACGGGCAGGCGATCCGGATGGCGCAGGCGCTGGGCGCCGACCTGGCTCACATGGACGCCACCGAGGTCGCGATATTTATCGACCCGCAGCAACTGGTCCGCGGCATCCTGGTCAATGGCCGCGGCCAGCGCTATGTCGCCGAGGACACCTACCCCGGGCGGGTCGGGCAACTCACGCTCTATCACCAGGACAACACCGCGTATCTGATCATCGACAGCGATGCGCAGGACGAGGCGATGGCGTCCTGGTCGCCGCGGTTGATGATGCGCCCGGCTTCGTGGGTGTGTGAGACGGTGGCCGAGCTGGAGGCGGAGATCGGCCTGGCGCCAGGATCGCTGCAGGCGACGATAGCCGCGTACAACGACGGCGCCGCACGCGGCGAGGATCCGCTGCTGCACAAGAAGCGGGAATGGCTGCGACCAATCGGCTCGCCGGTCGGTGCTATCGACCTGCGCGAGAGCACCGGTGGCTTCACCCTCGGCGGGCTGCGCACCTCGCTCGACGCCGAGGTGCTCGATGTCGACGGTTCGCCCATTCACGGGCTGTTCGCCGCCGGCCGCTCAGCCGCGGGATTGGCCGCCTGGGGTTATGCCAGCGGCATATCACTGGGTGACGGCAGCTTCTACGGCCGCCGCGCGGGTCGCTCCGCCGCCCGCTAAGTCGCACCCTTTCGCCCTTTTGCGGCCCCTGCGCGCCCTTGCGTGCCCTTGCGCGAGCAGACGCAAAAGCACCCGTTTCGGTATGACACCGGGTGCTTTTGCGTCTGCTCGCGCGGGATAGGTGACAACCGTCACGCCGTATGATATTCCTATTAGGAATATTCCAGCCAGGAGGAATCATGCCAGTGACCGCCGATACCCCCAGTGCCGTCATCGACCGCATCTCACTCGTTCTCGATGCATTCGACGGTCCGGGACGGCTCACACTGGCCCAGATCGTCCGCCGCACCGGCCTGCCCCGTTCGTCGGCGCACCGCATGCTCGAACGTCTGGTGCAGCTGCGGTGGCTGCGCCGCAGCGGTCGCGACTACGAACTCGGGATGCGACTGGTCGAACTGGGGTCGCTGGCCGTGCACCAGGACCGGCTGGTCCGAGCCGCCAAACCGCAACTGGCCGAATTGCACCGTGCCACTGGGCTTGTCGTACATCTCGCAGTACTCGACGGGCCCGACGTCGTGTATCTGGAGAAGGTCGGAGACCGCGTGTGCAACGGCCTGCCGACACGGGTCGGCGGTCGTCAACCCGCGCACTGTACCGCAGTCGGCAAGGCACTATTGGCCTACCGCGACGAGGACGCCGAAGTGGATCTGCAGACCCGCAAGACCCGCTACTCGATTTCCAGCAGCTCCCAACTGGCGGTCGAACTGGCCAAGGTGCGGGCACACGGCGTCGCATTCGAGCGAGAGGAATCACTGCTCGGCTTCGGCTGCGTCGCGGCACCGATCGGCGGTCAAGGCGAAGCAGTGGCAGCAGTGTCGGTGTGCGGCCCAATGAATCGCATGACGTTCGACCAGCGCCTGGCCGCGCCATTGCGCATGACGGCCATGAATATTTGGCGGAATGTCGACGACGGCGCCCAGCGGGTCGCCCCGACACTGCAACCATTGCGCCCGTTGGCGCCTCGACGACCGGCAGCTGCCCTGCAATACGCGTGAAACTCGACCCGCAGATCGCCGCGCTGCTAGATACGCTGGACGCCGGATTCCCACCGGTGCACACGATGACCGGCGCACAGGCCAGGGCCGTGATCCGGTCGCGGTTCGTGCCGCCGGATGAACCCGAACCCGTCTACCAGGTCCGCGACGACGTGGTGCCCGGTCCCCGCAGTGACATCCCGGTCCGGGTTTACCGGCCGGACGGCGACGATCTGCCGGTGCTGGTGTATGCCCACGGTGGGGGGTTCGTATTCTGCGACTTGGACAGTCATGACGCCCTCTGCCGCCATTTCGCCAATCATGTTGGTGCCATTGTTGTTTCGGTGGGTTACCGGTTAGCGCCCGAACACCGATGGCCCGCGGCCGTCGAGGACGTCTACGCCGTCACGCAGGCGGCAGCACGCGGCGCGTTCGGCGGCGACCCGGGCCGTGTCGCCGTCGGCGGTGACAGCGCAGGTGGGAACCTGGCCGCCGTGACCGCGTTGATCGCTCGCGACCGCGGCGGCCCGGACCTTGTCGCGCAGTTACTCATCTACCCGGTGATCGCAGCCGCTTTTTACACCGAGTCGTATCGGCTGTTCGGACGGGGCTACTACAACCCGAAGTCCGCCATGCAGTGGTATTGGGACCAGTACGTGCCGGCACTCCCCGACCGCAACCATCCTTACGCGGCGCCGTTGCACGCCGACCTGACCGGATTGCCCCCGGCGATCCTCGTGATCGCCGGACATGACCCGTTGCGGGACGAAGGGCTGGCATACGCCGCTGGTCTCAAGTCCGCGGGCGTCCAAGTGATGCTACTCCAATTCGATGGTGGCATACATGGTTTCATGAGCATGCCGAACTTGGACATGGCCCAGCAAGCCCAGAGCCAGGCGTGCGCCGCGCTGGCCGATCTGGTGTCGCGAGCGTGACGTGGCCGCGGTATGCGTGTCAGCATTCGGCGCCCCAGTCACATTTCGCGGCCGTCAAGGCTGAGGTCGGCAGATGACTGACGGCAAGGTGTACGTGATCGACCGGGTGGTGACGCGCCCGGGTTGCGCACGGCGGTTCGTTGACGCCTATCTGGCCGAGTACGCGCCAGGAGCGCGGCAGCGCGGCATGACGTTGCGCGACGTCTTGGTGAGCCCACCGATCTGGTTCGACGACGACGTCAACACCCTCACCATCACCTGGACCCTACCGAGCGTGCAGGCGTGGTGGGAGATGACCTGGCAAGGCAGACCTGATCCCAGGTTGGGCCAATGGTGGTCAGGTATCAGCGAATTGGTGGCAGAACGAACCCGGTCGTTCGCCGCGGCCGCCGCCGACGTGGATGACC
The nucleotide sequence above comes from Mycobacterium vicinigordonae. Encoded proteins:
- a CDS encoding FAD-dependent oxidoreductase, which encodes MTVRPVPVTSVPRWDDEADVVIAGYGIAGAAAAVEAAHCGAEVLVLERTGSWGGAAAMAGGFIYLGGGTALQKACGFEDSVDNMAAFLNVAMGPGADADRIADYCAGSVAHFDWLVQCGVPFKAEFFSEPGWEPMGDHGLMYSGGENSFPFNTIASPAPRGHVPQMSNKKQGEASAGYMLMKPLVETAQAASARALYDVRVQALVVDADRRAVGIRARRYGAELFIRARHGIVLATGSFAYNDAMVAQYAPRIAGRPAASVEQHDGQAIRMAQALGADLAHMDATEVAIFIDPQQLVRGILVNGRGQRYVAEDTYPGRVGQLTLYHQDNTAYLIIDSDAQDEAMASWSPRLMMRPASWVCETVAELEAEIGLAPGSLQATIAAYNDGAARGEDPLLHKKREWLRPIGSPVGAIDLRESTGGFTLGGLRTSLDAEVLDVDGSPIHGLFAAGRSAAGLAAWGYASGISLGDGSFYGRRAGRSAAR
- a CDS encoding alpha/beta hydrolase, with the protein product MKLDPQIAALLDTLDAGFPPVHTMTGAQARAVIRSRFVPPDEPEPVYQVRDDVVPGPRSDIPVRVYRPDGDDLPVLVYAHGGGFVFCDLDSHDALCRHFANHVGAIVVSVGYRLAPEHRWPAAVEDVYAVTQAAARGAFGGDPGRVAVGGDSAGGNLAAVTALIARDRGGPDLVAQLLIYPVIAAAFYTESYRLFGRGYYNPKSAMQWYWDQYVPALPDRNHPYAAPLHADLTGLPPAILVIAGHDPLRDEGLAYAAGLKSAGVQVMLLQFDGGIHGFMSMPNLDMAQQAQSQACAALADLVSRA
- a CDS encoding VOC family protein, translating into MSDLKSLGYITVSTNEIERWRHFAFDVLGFAKGSGPDPDALYLRMDERAARIIFVPGESERVRTVGWEVRDSAALQRVKAALDGAGVAFKELSQQEADSRRVEEVIAFEDPGGTTLEVFHGAVLDHSPVITPFGARFVTGDQGLGHVVIPATDPGGLFDFYTNVLRFRSRGAFRIPAPPEFGPIRVRFLGINARHHSLAICPAMHQRDPGVVHVMVEVDTLDAVGQALDRVNAEGIQLSSTLGRHTNDKMVSFYVRTPGDWDIEFGTDGMRVDETFYTAEEITADSYWGHQWVSDLPAAMRP
- a CDS encoding IclR family transcriptional regulator, with the translated sequence MPVTADTPSAVIDRISLVLDAFDGPGRLTLAQIVRRTGLPRSSAHRMLERLVQLRWLRRSGRDYELGMRLVELGSLAVHQDRLVRAAKPQLAELHRATGLVVHLAVLDGPDVVYLEKVGDRVCNGLPTRVGGRQPAHCTAVGKALLAYRDEDAEVDLQTRKTRYSISSSSQLAVELAKVRAHGVAFEREESLLGFGCVAAPIGGQGEAVAAVSVCGPMNRMTFDQRLAAPLRMTAMNIWRNVDDGAQRVAPTLQPLRPLAPRRPAAALQYA